In candidate division KSB1 bacterium, the following proteins share a genomic window:
- the ychF gene encoding redox-regulated ATPase YchF codes for MKLGLIGLQHSGKTTIFNALTRSQAEVHNFVAAKAEPNIAVVEVGDERVRTLSEMYRPQKTTFATIELIDFIGLSSGSAKDGAFSPELLNLVKTTDALALVVKNFKDELNGHSSPLKDIELISDELLLFDLVFTETRLERIAHQLSRGKKTNELLFEQKTLQRIHDHLTDSKPIRTLELSQDELKVIRGYQYLTLKPLLVILNSGEENFGKGNGLIQSIQKSHDVIEFAGKFEMELAQFDNESDMRLFMAEMGIEQSARDRLTKFAYDMLGYISFFTVGSDEVRAWSIRKGSTALQAAGVIHTDLMRGFIRAECFNYIDLIKAGSEKAVKSNGAFRLEGKDYIVQDGDILSIRFNV; via the coding sequence ATGAAGCTTGGTTTAATTGGATTGCAACATTCTGGCAAGACAACGATTTTCAATGCCCTCACCCGTTCGCAGGCCGAGGTGCACAACTTTGTGGCGGCCAAGGCCGAGCCCAATATTGCCGTGGTGGAAGTTGGCGACGAACGGGTGCGAACGCTCTCCGAAATGTATCGACCGCAAAAGACAACATTTGCGACGATAGAACTGATCGATTTCATCGGTCTGTCCAGCGGTTCAGCCAAGGATGGGGCTTTTTCGCCCGAATTATTGAATCTGGTGAAGACCACCGATGCACTGGCACTGGTGGTCAAAAATTTCAAAGATGAATTAAATGGCCATTCGTCACCTTTGAAGGATATAGAATTGATCAGCGATGAACTGTTGTTGTTCGATCTGGTCTTCACAGAAACGAGATTGGAGCGGATCGCCCATCAGCTTTCCCGTGGAAAGAAGACTAACGAGCTGCTGTTCGAGCAAAAGACCTTGCAAAGGATCCACGATCATTTGACTGACAGCAAGCCTATCCGCACGCTGGAATTGAGCCAGGACGAGCTGAAGGTCATTCGAGGCTACCAGTATCTGACGCTCAAGCCCTTGCTGGTGATCCTGAATTCGGGCGAAGAAAATTTTGGCAAAGGGAACGGATTGATTCAATCCATCCAAAAGTCCCATGATGTGATCGAATTTGCAGGGAAATTCGAAATGGAGCTGGCGCAGTTCGATAATGAGTCGGATATGCGGCTATTCATGGCAGAGATGGGGATCGAGCAGTCGGCCCGAGATCGGTTGACCAAATTTGCCTATGACATGCTGGGGTATATCAGCTTTTTCACGGTTGGTTCAGATGAGGTGCGAGCCTGGAGCATCCGCAAAGGCTCGACAGCGCTGCAAGCTGCGGGCGTTATCCACACCGATCTGATGCGGGGATTCATCCGTGCTGAGTGCTTCAATTACATTGACCTCATCAAAGCGGGCTCGGAAAAAGCCGTGAAAAGCAACGGCGCTTTTCGGCTGGAAGGCAAAGATTACATCGTTCAGGATGGCGATATTCTGAGCATTCGGTTCAATGTGTAA
- a CDS encoding heavy metal translocating P-type ATPase, producing the protein MKSEKIELAIKGMTCAACVRRVETALKSVDGVVDAVVNLGTERATITLEPRAADIERLRAAVADAGYEAEAIREEFSADWDRRIREERYRKQLRQLIFSTVLTSIIMIGSMADMVSHLKVVPQQPLWIILFALTTLVLIMSGRQFFFGAWKALRHGTADMNTLIALGTGAAYIYSTVATFFPNFLPSDLQHVYYDTTAVIITLILFGRLLEARAKGRTSEAIKKLMGLQPKTARVFRNGQEIDLPIEQVQVGDLVLVRPGERIPVDGRVVAGSSAVDESMLTGEALPVKKSIGDTVIGATINKTGSFQFRATKVGKDTVLAQIIRLVQEAQGSKAPIQRLADFVASIFVPVVIGIAILAFFIWWRFGPEPKLIYALVTFVTVLIIACPCALGLATPTSIMVGTGKGAELGILIKNAEALENAHKVDTIIFDKTGTVTLGKPSVTDTIAINHFDPDELLRLAASAEQGSEHPLAGAIIGSAKQKGLKLTPVDHFTALPGFGIEAEVNGDRVLLGNLAFMKDRGLEFAEIEAKTAALAEEGKTPIGIALNNKIIGLIAIADPIKQESPRAIRKLQEMGLEVVLMTGDNRKTAEAIGRQLGISRILSEVLPDEKAGQVKSLQQEGKIVAMVGDGINDAPALAQADVGIAMGTGTDIAMEAGDIALMKGTLTTVITAIQLSYATMRNIKQNLFGSFIYNTLGIPIAAGVLYPFFGLLLNPMIAAAAMAASSVTVVSNALRLKRFTPEPV; encoded by the coding sequence ATGAAATCAGAAAAAATCGAATTGGCTATAAAAGGAATGACCTGCGCAGCTTGCGTGCGTCGGGTAGAAACGGCGCTGAAAAGCGTGGATGGCGTCGTTGATGCGGTGGTCAATCTTGGCACCGAACGGGCGACAATTACCCTGGAGCCAAGAGCGGCCGATATCGAACGGCTGAGAGCTGCGGTCGCCGACGCCGGGTATGAGGCCGAGGCGATCCGTGAGGAGTTCAGTGCGGATTGGGATCGGAGGATCCGAGAGGAGCGATACCGAAAGCAGTTGCGACAACTGATTTTTAGCACCGTGTTGACCTCCATCATCATGATCGGGTCGATGGCAGATATGGTGAGTCACTTGAAAGTCGTCCCACAACAGCCGCTATGGATCATCTTGTTTGCGCTGACCACATTAGTGCTGATCATGTCGGGCAGACAATTTTTCTTCGGCGCATGGAAAGCCTTGCGGCATGGTACGGCTGACATGAATACCCTGATCGCTCTCGGCACTGGGGCAGCTTATATTTATTCAACTGTGGCCACCTTTTTCCCGAATTTTCTGCCAAGCGATTTGCAGCATGTCTATTACGACACAACCGCTGTAATAATAACGCTCATTTTATTCGGCCGATTGTTAGAGGCCCGGGCAAAGGGCCGTACTTCCGAGGCGATCAAAAAGCTCATGGGTTTGCAACCGAAAACTGCTCGGGTGTTTCGAAATGGACAAGAAATTGACCTTCCGATCGAACAGGTTCAGGTGGGAGATCTGGTCCTTGTTCGGCCTGGTGAGCGTATTCCCGTGGACGGTCGAGTGGTGGCTGGTAGTTCTGCTGTGGACGAGTCGATGCTCACTGGAGAAGCATTGCCAGTCAAGAAATCGATTGGGGACACGGTGATCGGCGCCACGATCAACAAAACTGGCTCTTTTCAGTTCAGAGCGACCAAAGTTGGTAAGGACACAGTGCTCGCGCAAATTATTCGGCTCGTCCAAGAAGCCCAGGGCTCCAAAGCTCCAATCCAACGCCTGGCGGATTTCGTCGCAAGTATCTTCGTGCCCGTGGTCATTGGCATCGCAATTTTAGCTTTTTTTATTTGGTGGCGATTTGGACCAGAGCCGAAATTGATCTACGCCCTCGTCACATTCGTGACAGTATTGATCATCGCCTGTCCCTGCGCCTTGGGTTTGGCGACACCTACCTCCATCATGGTCGGGACCGGGAAAGGGGCCGAACTGGGTATTTTAATCAAAAATGCCGAAGCGCTGGAGAACGCACATAAAGTCGATACAATTATCTTTGATAAAACCGGCACGGTGACACTCGGCAAACCAAGCGTAACCGATACGATAGCTATAAACCATTTTGACCCTGATGAACTGTTACGACTGGCCGCTTCTGCTGAGCAAGGCTCGGAACATCCACTCGCTGGAGCGATAATTGGCTCGGCAAAACAGAAGGGATTAAAATTAACTCCTGTGGATCATTTTACGGCTCTACCTGGATTCGGTATCGAGGCAGAGGTCAATGGCGATCGAGTGCTGTTGGGAAATTTAGCGTTTATGAAAGATCGCGGCTTGGAGTTCGCTGAAATTGAGGCGAAGACTGCTGCGTTGGCCGAAGAAGGGAAAACCCCGATCGGGATTGCGCTGAATAATAAAATCATTGGGCTCATCGCTATTGCCGATCCAATTAAACAAGAATCGCCAAGAGCCATCCGAAAATTGCAGGAAATGGGACTGGAGGTGGTGTTAATGACTGGAGATAATCGAAAAACTGCAGAAGCTATTGGACGCCAATTGGGAATTTCTCGCATATTATCCGAAGTTTTGCCTGATGAAAAAGCTGGACAAGTGAAGTCTCTCCAGCAGGAGGGGAAAATCGTTGCGATGGTCGGCGATGGGATCAACGATGCTCCAGCACTGGCCCAGGCAGATGTTGGGATTGCTATGGGAACGGGAACAGACATCGCTATGGAAGCGGGGGACATCGCCCTGATGAAGGGCACATTGACCACTGTGATCACAGCGATTCAACTCAGCTATGCTACCATGCGCAACATTAAGCAGAACCTATTTGGATCATTCATCTATAATACGCTAGGGATACCCATTGCCGCTGGTGTCCTCTATCCATTTTTTGGCCTACTGCTGAATCCGATGATTGCAGCCGCTGCCATGGCCGCAAGCAGCGTCACTGTCGTCTCCAATGCATTGCGGCTGAAGCGCTTCACTCCAGAGCCAGTTTAA
- a CDS encoding S9 family peptidase, translating to MKRSTRSQLNTAFLFFTSFLFTLIWAGCSFQHAQRQHIVPPKAKQIPKELTIHGHTRIDKYFWLRERENPEVITYLQAENDYKDAVLKHTKKLQEKLYKEIIGRFKQTDMSVPYRDNGYYYYIRYEEGQEHPIYCRKKGSLEAQEEIMLNVNEMAKGHDFYQVVGLSVSDDNKFLAFGVDTVSRRKYTIYFKNLETNELLPDALPNTSGGAAWASDNKTVFYATKDSTLRPFKIMRHILGTDPAEDAEVFHEKDSTFSTYVYRSKSKKYILINSTSTLSTEYRYLEADDPTGLFTIFNPRERDHEYSIEHFEDKFYIVTNWNAKNFRLMETPVGNTNKKYWREVIPHRNDVLLEDIEVFKNYLAIGERKNGLRQIRVVDQTDGTEHYLDFGEPAYTAYASINPEFDTELLRYGYTSLTTPNSTYDYNMRTREKTLLKQEEVLGGFDPKNYKTERLYATAKDSVKIPISLVYRVGLVKDGNNPLLLYGYGSYGASTDASFSSVRLSLLDRGFVYAIAHIRGGQEMGRQWYEDGKLLKKKNTFTDFIACAECLIAEKFTNPEKLFAMGGSAGGLLIGAVVNMRPDLFKGVIAAVPWVDVVTTMLDESIPLTTNEFDEWGNPKQKEYYDYMLSYSPYDNVVAQNYPNMFVTTGLHDSQVQYWEPAKWVAKLRELKTDNNILVLHTDMKAGHGGKAGRFERHRLTAMEYAFMLDLLGIRD from the coding sequence ATGAAACGCTCAACCCGTTCTCAACTTAACACTGCTTTTCTTTTTTTCACATCGTTTCTTTTCACGCTGATCTGGGCAGGATGTTCATTTCAACATGCCCAGCGCCAACATATAGTCCCCCCAAAAGCGAAGCAAATTCCCAAAGAGCTCACCATCCATGGCCACACGCGTATCGACAAATATTTCTGGTTGCGCGAGCGAGAAAACCCTGAGGTAATTACTTACCTTCAGGCAGAAAACGATTATAAAGATGCGGTACTCAAGCATACAAAAAAGCTGCAAGAAAAGCTATATAAAGAAATCATCGGCCGATTTAAACAGACCGACATGTCCGTTCCTTACAGGGACAATGGCTATTATTACTATATCCGCTACGAAGAGGGCCAAGAACATCCGATCTACTGCCGCAAGAAAGGGAGCCTTGAAGCGCAAGAAGAGATCATGCTGAACGTCAACGAAATGGCGAAAGGACATGATTTTTACCAGGTGGTGGGACTCAGCGTCAGCGATGATAATAAATTTCTTGCCTTCGGCGTCGATACGGTGAGTCGACGGAAATATACGATTTACTTTAAGAATTTGGAGACAAACGAGCTTTTGCCAGATGCGCTTCCCAACACCTCTGGTGGGGCTGCTTGGGCGAGCGATAACAAGACTGTTTTCTATGCCACCAAAGATTCGACCCTACGGCCCTTTAAGATCATGCGCCATATCTTGGGAACGGATCCAGCTGAAGACGCCGAAGTCTTCCATGAAAAAGACAGCACATTCAGTACCTATGTCTATAGATCGAAATCAAAAAAATATATCTTGATCAACTCGACCAGCACGTTATCAACTGAATATCGCTATCTGGAGGCTGATGATCCCACAGGCCTATTCACGATCTTCAATCCTCGGGAACGAGATCACGAATATAGCATCGAACATTTTGAGGACAAGTTTTATATCGTGACCAATTGGAACGCCAAAAATTTCCGCTTGATGGAGACACCCGTCGGAAACACGAACAAGAAGTATTGGCGCGAGGTAATTCCGCATCGGAATGATGTTTTGCTGGAAGATATTGAGGTGTTCAAGAATTATTTAGCCATTGGCGAGCGGAAAAATGGTCTGCGACAGATCCGCGTCGTTGATCAAACCGATGGGACGGAACATTATCTGGATTTCGGCGAGCCCGCTTATACAGCCTATGCGTCGATCAATCCCGAATTCGACACTGAGCTGTTGCGCTATGGTTATACCTCGCTTACTACCCCGAATTCGACTTACGATTACAACATGCGAACCCGAGAAAAGACGTTGCTGAAACAAGAAGAAGTTTTGGGCGGTTTCGATCCGAAAAATTATAAAACTGAACGGCTTTATGCAACGGCGAAGGACAGCGTGAAAATTCCAATTTCGTTGGTCTATCGGGTTGGCCTGGTGAAAGATGGCAACAATCCGTTGCTGCTCTATGGGTATGGTTCTTATGGCGCGAGCACAGATGCCAGTTTCAGCTCGGTGAGACTGAGCCTGTTAGATCGCGGATTTGTTTATGCCATCGCGCATATTCGCGGCGGTCAGGAGATGGGACGACAGTGGTATGAGGACGGCAAGCTGCTGAAAAAGAAAAATACGTTTACCGATTTCATCGCCTGCGCAGAGTGTTTGATCGCCGAAAAATTCACCAATCCTGAAAAATTGTTCGCAATGGGAGGCAGCGCGGGAGGCTTGCTCATCGGCGCGGTGGTCAATATGCGTCCCGATCTATTTAAAGGTGTCATCGCCGCAGTGCCTTGGGTCGATGTGGTAACCACTATGCTCGACGAGTCCATTCCGCTGACCACCAATGAGTTCGACGAATGGGGCAATCCCAAACAGAAAGAATATTACGATTACATGTTATCCTATTCGCCTTATGACAACGTGGTCGCCCAAAATTATCCCAATATGTTCGTCACCACCGGTCTGCACGATTCTCAGGTGCAATATTGGGAGCCAGCCAAGTGGGTGGCAAAGCTGCGTGAATTGAAGACCGATAACAATATTCTCGTACTGCATACCGATATGAAAGCGGGTCATGGCGGCAAAGCAGGCCGCTTCGAGCGCCATCGGCTGACAGCAATGGAATATGCGTTCATGTTGGATTTG